Proteins encoded in a region of the Rutidosis leptorrhynchoides isolate AG116_Rl617_1_P2 chromosome 9, CSIRO_AGI_Rlap_v1, whole genome shotgun sequence genome:
- the LOC139867745 gene encoding uncharacterized protein, with protein MRKTVTDVKSKCKSRRKPLRDVSNKVSLTTAINKSNSLITQQQQRSVITCGGGGGGCGDPFDRLFLVHSDLLTLIHQIDELVVQAVEQKVKNTKEIECFTDVLKEMHTSLKPWIPRFQKVLSTGAVKSEQSLETSLANMKIASSINEEKSKVLDSPFVDKFDFLVSPSPLVSWRADGGRNFFMLTPMHKLNKQSKSVCKKTTDDVNVGPADSVLSSPEKLIMLNDPIDVSTPYLKVSPPKSCIMFEPACGYGNKTNAPNNPIMHPVDVVGGSCDNEPSSSQPSRHLALKYPELFGIRPVNKVGNARKMIDASPNWCVPMSPPKTCVLMEPSDDQNKVVQTKLPKEGGFTSVVSHNEVIESTPMCKDLDTTILKGKRAGENTLKKELWTRFEAATGQGFHFKASVNQTGNESSGKGFMDLLEEVSCDEENFIV; from the exons ATGCGGAAGACCGTTACCGACGTCAAATCGAAATGCAAATCCAGAAGAAAACCTCTTAGAGACGTATCGAATAAAGTTTCTCTAACCACAGCAATAAACAAATCAAATTCTTTAATTACTCAACAACAACAACGATCGGTAATCACTTGCGGTGGTGGCGGTGGTGGATGCGGCGACCCGTTTGACCGACTTTTTCTTGTTCACTCCGATCTCTTGACCCTTATTCATCAg ATCGATGAACTTGTTGTACAAGCAGTTGAACAAAAAGTGAAGAACACCAAGGAGATTGAGTGTTTTACTGATGTCTTGAAAGAGATGCACACATCATTAAAG CCATGGATTCCAAGATTCCAGAAAGTTCTTTCAACCGGTGCAGTAAAGTCCGAACAGTCTTTGGAAACAAGTTTGGCAAATATGAAGATAGCTTCTTCTATAAACGAGGAAAAAAGCAAAGTTCTTGACAGCCCGTTTGTAGATAAGTTTGACTTTTTGGTCTCACCTTCACCTCTTGTGTCTTGGCGTGCAGATGGTGGTCGAAACTTTTTTATGCTGACACCAAtgcataaactaaataaacaatccAAATCGGTTTGTAAAAAGACAACCGATGATGTTAATGTTGGGCCAGCAGACAGTGTACTCTCATCACCCGAAAAGTTGATAATGTTGAATGATCCCATAGATGTTTCTACACCGTACCTAAAGGTGTCCCCACCGAAATCATGTATCATGTTTGAACCTGCTTGTGGATACGGGAACAAGACCAATGCCCCAAACAACCCAATTATGCatcctgttgatgttgttggtgggTCTTGTGACAATGAACCGTCTAGCAGTCAACCTTCTCGTCATTTGGCATTAAAATATCCCGAGCTTTTTGGAATTCGACCCGTTAATAAAGTGGGAAACGCTAGAAAAATGATAGACGCATCGCCGAATTGGTGTGTGCCGATGTCACCACCGAAGACTTGTGTACTCATGGAGCCTAGTGATGATCAAAATAAAGTTGTTCAAACAAAGTTGCCCAAGGAAGGTGGTTTTACAAGTGTTGTTTCACACAATGAAG TTATTGAAAGTACACCAATGTGTAAGGACCTTGATACCACAATTCTTAAAGGCAAGCGTGCGGGCGAGAACACATTAAAGAAAGAACTTTGGACGAGATTCGAAGCTGCAACCGGTCAGGGGTTTCATTTTAAAGCATCTGTGAATCAGACTGGTAATGAAAGTAGTGGCAAAGGGTTTATGGACTTGTTGGAAGAAGTTTCTTGTGACGAAGAAAATTTCATCGTCTAA
- the LOC139865742 gene encoding MMS19 nucleotide excision repair protein homolog: protein MADSTTRNSCIHHIETYVDSSSSKSPAQQDASLDAIAKLLMNDIITLESLVIEMDMYLTTTDNIIRARGILLLAELLTRLSSKTLENKTVHSLIIFFANNLSDWRVLRGALVGCLALLRRKIDTGAINGDDASAVAKSFMHNLQVQSLGQHDRKLCFEILECLIVRYPDSVLAMGDDFVYVICESIDDEKDPQCLLITFHLVEMLARLYPESSTSLTSYAEDLFNILGSYFPIHFTHPKGEYDVKREELSKALMLAFASTPLFEPFSIPLLLEKLSSSLPSAKIESLKYLSCCTVKYSPNRMLKHLDSLWASLKDTIFTATSSLTNDAGPQDDKIIDEALVLLQKLIQQDDGSFLNLILNDEDISMTLKSYLSDDITVTDKQRSKAVGRILYVAAAASNRSCNAIFQRFFPGLVTGLESILQEKYDASDSRMFGNLFICVELLAACRSLVKPVKPTLISYPENEIWCSMLHSLCSSLTSSLTKIMKESTRDIYAQSAVRGLQILASFPGSFVAVSKSTFENILQEFISIIILKFNNSSLWGSVLHALVEIGSLTEKSNFYEKVSSFDVIVVDRMMGMLSSDDFGIPFSLKVEAVSKIGMINLKYMVKIVQEMNTVISTSLHKYWVNGNTDSAEHAIILLKSYADNVLPWFQNTEESNSNDVPMQFVLKIWVEVEKSTIFVDNIKEKKLLETTMDAMKHGVASCSVDNQSLILDKAFDVLSSSTAFQDDEWSKSVDFSCRDEWIISLFDSVIIALHPKTHLKNNEQLLKILIKALLNGHVPSAHALGSLFNKMSLKDTNLEEGIDITFTRLSNVDNLRNVNAIVGLSWMGKGLIMRGHEKVKDVIKFFLNRLIPNGDNPISNGDYQDVMKAAADSFSIIMSDSELCLNKRLHATVKLLYKQRLFNMVMPILQESIVKSNSPITRSMLHRALAHVISNTPLSAIMGEANKLIPLMVDGLTILSEDVQNRDIVYNLLLVLSGILTDKNGQETVVEDAYGIIKCLNKLVSYSHMMLVRETAIQCLTIMSELPYTRVYPFRPKVLQALLRALDDPKRSVRQEAVKCRQAWASISSRSLQI from the exons ATGGCTGATTCAACTACCAGAAACAGCTGTATTCATCATATCGAAACCTATGTTGATTCATCCTCTTCTAAATCTCCCGCTCAACAG GACGCAAGTTTAGATGCAATTGCAAAGCTTTTGATGAACGATATCATAACTCTCGAATCACTA GTCATAGAGATGGATATGTATTTAACTACTACTGATAACATAATTCGTGCTAGAG GCATCCTTCTTCTCGCAGAGTTGTTGACTCGCCTTTCATCAAAGACCTTAGAGAATAAGACAGTACACAGTCTGATTATTTTTTTTGCAAATAATCTG TCAGATTGGCGGGTATTGCGTGGTGCGCTTGTTGGCTGTTTGGCTCTATTGAGGAGGAAAATTGACACTGGTGCAATTAATGGTGACGATGCTAGTGCAGTTGCTAAGTCGTTTATGCATAATCTACAAGTTCAATCTTTAGGACAGCATGATAGGAAG CTTTGCTTTGAGATTCTGGAATGCCTTATAGTTCGTTATCCTGACTCAGTATTGGCGATG GGGGATGACTTTGTTTATGTAATTTGTGAATCTATAGATGATGAAAAGGATCCCCAATGCTTATTGATAACATTTCATCTTGTTGAAATGCTGGCACGTTTGTATCCCGAATCATCTACCTCACTAACAAGCTATGCTGAGGATCTTTTTAACATTTTGGGATCTTATTTCCCCATCCACTTTACACAT CCAAAAGGTGAATATGATGTGAAACGGGAGGAACTTTCAAAGGCATTAATG CTGGCATTTGCATCTACACCCCTTTTTGAGCCGTTTTCAATTCCATTGCTTCTTGAGAAACTTTCTTCATCTCTTCCTTCAGCAAagattgaatctttaaagtatctTAGCTGTTGCACTGTTAAATACAGTCCAAACCGAATGCTAAAACATCTCGATTCTCTATGGGCGTCGTTAAAAGACACAATTTTTACTGCCACATCATCTTTAACAAATGATGCGGGTCCCCAAGATGATAAAATTATAGATGAAGCACTCGTTCTTCTGCAAAAGCTTATTCAGCAAGACGATGGCTCATTTCTGAATTTGATTCTGAATGATGAAGACATCAGCATGACCCTGAAATCATATTTGAGTGATGATATTACAGTGACAGATAAGCAAAGATCAAAGGCTGTTGGCCGGATTTTGTATGTTGCAGCTGCTGCTTCTAATCGCTCTTGTAATGCGATATTTCAAAGATTTTTTCCGGGATTAGTAACTGGTCTTGAATCGATATTGCAAGAGAAATATGATGCTTCTGATAGCCGTATGTTTGGGAACCTTTTTATATGTGTCGAATTACTCGCTGCTTGCAGATCGTTGGTCAAACCGGTCAAACCTACTTTAATAAGTTATCCCGAAAATGAGATTTGGTGTAGCATGCTTCATAGCTTATGTAGTTCATTAACTTCTTCTTTGACAAAAATCATGAAAGAAAGCACTCGGGATATTTACGCTCAATCTGCAG TTAGAGGGTTACAAATTCTAGCTTCGTTTCCTGGTAGTTTCGTGGCTGTATCGAAATCCACATTCGAGAATATTCTGCAAGAATTTATATCAATTATCATCCTCAAGTTTAACAACTCATCTCTATGGGGATCCGTATTACACGCGTTAGTTGAAATCGGATCACTTACTGAAAAATCCAATTTTTATGAAAAAGTTtcaagctttgatgttattgttgtCGATAGGATGATGGGTATGTTATCCTCTGATGATTTTGGTATACCTTTTTCCTTAAAAGTTGAAGCGGTATCCAAAATTGGCATGATTAATCTGAAATATATGGTCAAGATTGTTCAAGAAATGAACACGGTTATCTCTACCAGTTTGCACAAATATTGGGTCAATGGAAACACAGATTCTGCTGAACATGCAATCATACTATTGAAATCTTATGCTGATAACGTGCTACCATGGTTCCAAAATACTGAAGAATCTAATTCTAATGATGTACCTATGCAATTCGTGCTAAAGATTTGGGTTGAAGTTGAAAAAAGCACAATCTTTGTTGACAACATTAAAGAAAAGAAGCTTCTAGAAACAACAATGGATGCAATGAAACATGGTGTAGCAAGTTGTTCAGTGGATAATcaaagtttgattcttgataaaGCGTTCGACGTACTTTCTTCAAGTACAGCTTTTCAAGATGATGAATGGTCAAAGTCGGTTGACTTTTCGTGTAGAGATGAGTGGATTATTTCGTTATTTGATTCAGTTATAATTGCACTTCATCCCAAAACGCACTTAAAGAACAATGAACAACTATTGAAGATACTTATTAAAGCTCTTTTAAACGGTCATGTTCCATCAGCTCATGCATTGGGATCGTTGTTTAATAAGATGTCATTGAAAGATACCAATTTGGAAGAAGGAATCGATATAACATTTACAAGATTATCTAATGTTGATAATTTAAGAAATGTAAATGCAATCGTTGGTTTATCTTGGATGGGAAAAGGGTTAATTATGCGTGGTCATGAAAAGGTTAAAGACGTGATCAAATTTTTTCTAAATCGTTTAATCCCGAATGGCGATAATCCAATTTCTAATGGGGATTATCAAGACGTTATGAAAGCTGCTGCTGATTCATTCAGTATAATAATGTCTGATTCTGAATTATGTTTGAACAAAAGATTACATGCAACTGTAAAACTGTTATATAAGCAGCGGCTTTTCAATATGGTGATGCCAATCTTACAAGAATCAATAGTCAAATCGAATTCACCAATCACAAG ATCTATGTTACATCGAGCCCTAGCACATGTAATATCTAATACTCCATTAAGTGCTATTATGGGTGAAGCTAATAAG CTCATCCCATTGATGGTAGATGGTTTAACAATTTTAAGTGAAGATGTTCAAAACCGAGACATTGTATATAACCTCCTCCTTGTTTTATCAGGAATTTTGACTGATAAAAATG GTCAGGAAACTGTCGTAGAAGATGCTTATGGTATCATCAAGTGCCTTAACAAGCTTGTCTCCTATTCACACATGATG CTGGTACGTGAGACGGCAATTCAGTGTCTGACTATCATGTCGGAGCTACCCTATACTAGGGTATATCCTTTTAGGCCAAAG GTGCTGCAAGCGTTATTAAGAGCACTCGATGACCCAAAGAGAAGTGTCCGACAAGAGGCTGTTAAATGCCGACAAGCATG GGCGTCGATCTCATCCAGAAGTCTTCAAATTTGA